The Paenibacillus beijingensis nucleotide sequence CCCCTCACGCTTCCCCATCACCAGATCTACGCCATCTGTTTGCCACTGCTTTGTTTTACCTGGATTCCACCATTGGATTGATTTCGCAAGCGCTGTTTCTTTGGTTATCTCGTTGACGGTAAACATATTCCAATCCCCACCTATCTGTTATTAACATGCGATTTAGCTAACTTTTCCCGAGAGGAAATCTGACTCACATCTTTCATTTGAGCGGTAATTTTATTATAAGGAGTTGACAATATTATTAAAATTAAATAAAAATGATTAATATAATCATTAATAGAGATGGTGATTGCTTTGGATTTACGACAGTTGACCATTTTTCGAGCGGTAGCTACAATGCTGAGTTTTACTAAGGCGGCTGTTAGCTTAAACTATGTCCAGTCGAATGTCACAACTCAGATTCAAGCGCTGGAGAATAATTTAGGTGTCCCATTGTTCGACCGATTAGGAGGAAAACAAGTCGTCCTGACGGATGCAGGTCGCCAATTATTGCAATACGCAGAGCAATTGCTGGATCTTGCAGAAGAAGCCCAGGCCGCTGTTTCATTGGGAGAAGAACCGCAAGGAACATTGAGAATTGGGGCAGCGGAATCACTCTGTATCTATCGCCTTCCATCGCTCCTACGTTCATTTCGAACGAGGTACCCGCGTGTTAAAATTGTTTTTCGTCCAAGTCCAGTAGCAGAGCTTAGGAATCTCGTTCATTCCGGGAGTATTGATGTGGCTTTTGTTTTTGAGGAGCTTGACCGCGAGGGAGGTCCCGGCGATGAAATACTCGCAATTGAACCCGTTTGGGTTGTCGCTGCACCGGACCATCCCCTCGTTGGAAATGAGGTCGTTGTTCCATCCGATTTTACTGGGGTCGACTTGCTTTTGACAGAATCAGGCTGCTGTTATCGCGGTCACTTCGAGAGAATATTGAGCCGCGCAAATGTCTATCCAAAAACAATTCTCGAATTTAATAGTATCGAGGCCGTCAAACAATGTGTGATCTCTGGGCTGGGAGTAACGCTTTTATCATCCGTTTCCGTATCCTCTGAAATAACGAGTGGTCAACTGGTCAAGCTACCTTGGGAAGGCCCTGATCTTTCAGTTGTTACGCATCTGGTATGGCACAAAGACAAATGGCTTTCCCCTTCTCTTGCTGCCTTCTTAACCCATGCGCGTGAAATGTTAACCATTA carries:
- a CDS encoding LysR family transcriptional regulator produces the protein MDLRQLTIFRAVATMLSFTKAAVSLNYVQSNVTTQIQALENNLGVPLFDRLGGKQVVLTDAGRQLLQYAEQLLDLAEEAQAAVSLGEEPQGTLRIGAAESLCIYRLPSLLRSFRTRYPRVKIVFRPSPVAELRNLVHSGSIDVAFVFEELDREGGPGDEILAIEPVWVVAAPDHPLVGNEVVVPSDFTGVDLLLTESGCCYRGHFERILSRANVYPKTILEFNSIEAVKQCVISGLGVTLLSSVSVSSEITSGQLVKLPWEGPDLSVVTHLVWHKDKWLSPSLAAFLTHAREMLTIK